From one Populus alba chromosome 17, ASM523922v2, whole genome shotgun sequence genomic stretch:
- the LOC118028816 gene encoding nudix hydrolase 18, mitochondrial, whose amino-acid sequence MATALVSQENVVASLVSRTGRHLQRYDKGRRQVVGCIPYRYKNGSSNTSEVEDELEVLVISSQKGKGMLFPKGGWELDETIKQAASRETYEEAGVKGNVEHQLGHWTFQSRTHGTDYDGYLFPLHVKEVLDFWPEKNNRQRKWMSVEEARECCQRGWMKEALDVLVDRLAGRQQLGEEEMGSCSSSYQAKSNL is encoded by the exons atggctACTGCTTTGGTATCTCAAGAAAATGTTGTAGCTTCTTTGGTGTCTCGTACAGGGAGGCATTTGCAGCGTTATGATAAAGGTCGTCGTCAAGTTGTAGG ATGCATACCATACAGATACAAGAACGGGAGCTCAAATACTTCggaggttgaagatgagttAGAAGTACTTGTCATCAGCTCACAGAAAGGAAAGGGGATGTTGTTTCCTAAG GGAGGCTGGGAATTGGATGAAACCATAAAACAAGCCGCTTCTCGAGAGACATACGAGGAAGCCGGGGTGAAAGGCAATGTTGAG CACCAATTAGGTCACTGGACCTTCCAGAGCAGAACTCATGGCACTGATTACGATGGATACTTGTTCCCTTTACATGTTAAGGAGGTATTAGATTTCTGGCCAGAGAAAAACAATCGCCAGAGAAAATGG ATGAGTGTGGAAGAAGCAAGAGAATGCTGTCAGCGTGGGTGGATGAAGGAAGCCTTGGATGTATTAGTTGACCGTCTCGCAGGTCGGCAACAACTTGGTGAAGAAGAAATGGGATCTTGTTCTTCAAGCTACCAGGCCAAATCCAACTTGTAA